The following proteins are encoded in a genomic region of Magnolia sinica isolate HGM2019 chromosome 1, MsV1, whole genome shotgun sequence:
- the LOC131239266 gene encoding early nodulin-like protein 9 produces the protein MAKPTSRSSDHHRMAFHAVGLFVLSMLVQSSDATEFKVGGANGWTVPADSKAMTLNQWAEMKRFQTGDSLLFVYQADKDSVLQVTEDGYNNCNTASSIASFYDGNTSFKFNQPGSYYFISGHKDRCQKNEKLHVIVMADRNTKKNGAPLNAVGLMGSVGILVGSSILFTL, from the exons ATGGCTAAGCCCACTTCCAGATCATCAGACCATCATAGGATGGCATTTCATGCAGTGGGGCTCTTTGTCCTTTCAATGCTAGTACAAAGCTCTGATGCAACCGAGTTCAAGGTGGGTGGtgcaaatgggtggacggtgccTGCAGATTCAAAGGCCATGACATTGAATCAATGGGCAGAGATGAAAAGGTTTCAGACGGGAGATTCTCTAT TGTTTGTGTATCAAGCTGATAAGGATTCGGTGCTACAAGTAACAGAAGATGGCTACAACAATTGCAACACAGCCTCATCCATTGCATCTTTCTATGATGGGAACACTTCCTTCAAGTTCAATCAACCTGGGTCGTACTATTTCATTAGTGGGCATAAAGACCGCTGCCAAAAGAATGAGAAGCTGCATGTCATAGTGATGGCTGATAGAAACACTAAGAAAAATGGGGCCCCTCTAAACGCAGTGGGCCTCATGGGTTCCGTGGGAATTCTTGTTGGATCATCTATTCTATTTACTTTGTAA